The following is a genomic window from Streptomyces sp. BHT-5-2.
CCCGGCGGGCCACGGCGGAGGCCATCGAGCGGACGGAGCAGGCCGGTTGCGCCGAGCGGCGACTGGAGTTGCTGCTGTTGGGCGCCCGGCTGGCCGAGGAGGCCGGCGATCTGCCGGACGCCGACCGGCAGTTGCGGGTCGCCGAGGACGTCGCGGTCGACCTCGGGCAGGACCTGGAGGCGATGGGCGCACGACTGGCGCGGGCGCGGCTGCCCGCCACCGGCGGCACCGCGTTCTCCGGCGCCCAGGCCGGCCGCCGACTCGCCACCCAGCTGCGGGAGTTGCCGGACGAGGTGCTGGCCGACCAGCCGGTGCTGGTGCGCGCGGTCGCCGCGCAGATCTACGGCCAGGACCCCGGGGCGCTGGCACACGCCCTGGACGTGGTCGGGCTGCCGACGGACGACGAGACGCTGGACACTCTGGGGGCGGCGATGCGCCGGGCGGCCCGCCGGCAGCCGGCGCTGCTGGGGGCGGTGCTGGGCATCCTGGACGAGGCCGCGCGGCCGTCCGGGCGGCCGGCGTGGGCGGCACCGGTGATGCCGGGCCCGCCGGAGCCGGAGCCCGTCGCGGTCCCGTCGCCGGCGCGGGCCTGCCCGCCTCCTGGCCCGCCGTCGGCGCCGTTGGCCGCCGCGCCCCCGGGCCTGCCGGTCCGCCTCGAAGAGGCCCGGGGCGGGAGCGGCTACGGCGCAGGCGAGGGGGCCGGGCCCGGGATCGGAGCCGGTGCCGTGCGCCGCGCACCCCGGATCCCGGTGCCCGCCGCGCGTCCGTCCGCCCGCCCCGCCGGTATCGCCGGCACCCTGCGCCTGGCACGCGACCGCGGCACCCTCGACACGCTCGCCCACCGCCTGCTGGCCGTCCCCGACCACAGCGGCGAGATCGCGGCCGGGGTGGCCGCGGCGATGGGCGTCGGAACCCATGCCCGTACGGCACCGCGGGGCGGGGACCGGGGGCCGGACGAAGGGAGCGGCCCGCCCGGGCCGGAGCGCCGATGACCGCCTACCTCTCCCAGGACGAGATCCGCCGGCTGCTGGACACCGCGCTGGAGTGCGGGCTGACCGATCCCACCGTCCGCCCGCTGCTGTTCGACGGCATCATGCCCAAGTACCGTGCCACCCTGCCGGTGTTGGCCGCCCCGATGCACCAACTCCACTCCGATCTGGCCCGGATGAACGCCGTGGAACGGCTGGTGGACGGCTCGGTCCCGCTGGAGATCTGGCTGCGCAACGCGGTGGCGCAGACCATCGAGGCCGAGCCGCTGAAGGTCCTCCAGCACGCGCTGGACGAGGTGGCCCGGCGTGCCGGCGGCGAACCCGACGTGCTGGCCGACCTCCCGGCGCCCGAGCTGAAGGAGCAGATCGTCCACCGCGACGACACCGTCCCGATCGGCTTCCTGCACGGCGGCGACCTGGCCGGCACCGCGGTCGCCCGGCTGAAGGTGCCGCCGTACCAGGACGGCGCACCGATGCAGCCCAACGGCTTCCCGCACGCCGGCACCGGCTGGCTGATCGGCCCCGCCCTGCTGATGACCAACCACCATGTGGTCAACGCCCGTACCGGGAGCGGCGCCGAGCGTCCCCTGGCCGCCCCGGAGGACCTGCGGCTCCAGGCCCGGCACACCCGCGCCCGCTTCGGCTACGACAGCGACGCCGGCGACCTCGACGACTCCGCCGCCGAGGAGGCCGAGGTGGCCGAACTCGCCGCCGCCGACCCGGAGCTGGACTACGCGGTGCTGCGGCTGTCCGCCGCGCCCGACCGCCCGGTGCTGAAGCTGGCCCGGCGGCCGCTGCTGGTCGCCGACGGCGACTGTGTGGCGGTCAACATCATCCAGCACCCCGGCGGCCAGTCGAAGCGGGTGGCGCTGCGCAACAACCTGGTCTACGAGGCGGACGAGCAGGACGTCCGCTACTTCACCGACACCCGCGGCGGCTCCTCCGGCTCCCCCGTCCTGACCGACGACTGGCGGGTGGTGGCGCTGCACCGCGGGACCCGGCGGGTGGAGAACGTGCTGTTCCAGGGGCAGACGACCGCGTTCGTCAACGTCGGCACCCAGATGACCAGCGTGCTGCGCCACCTGGAGACCCATGCCCCCGACGTCCACGCCGAGATCACCGCGGCGCAGGGCGACGGACGGGGCTGAGCCCGGCCGACCGGCGCCGCGGCCCGGCCGACCCGACCGAGGAGGACGAGATGGAAAAGCGGAGCCGATCCCCGGTGGCGACCGGGCCGGAGCGGGTCTTCTCCGATCTGCGCGCGGTGGCGGCGCGGGTGCGGGGCCAACTGTCCTGGGAAGAGCCCGAATCCGCCGTCGAGCTGCCCGCCGACGAACAGCCGGCCGGGCAGATCTCGCAGTACGCCCGGCAGGAGCGCACCCGGGTGCTGTCGGCCGGCGCCAGCGGTCTGGAGAAGCTCGCCGAGGGCCGGGCGGACGAGATCAGCGACGACGAGTCCTTCGGGATGGAGGCGATCGTCCTGCTGGAGGGGCGCCCGGCCATCCTCGTCCGGCAGCACGACTTCCCCTCGCAGCAGGGCGACTGGGCGGTGCTGGACGCCCACCGGGCGGCGATCCGGGACTCGCTGGCCCGAGTCGGCCGGGTGGAGGTCTCCGGGCACCTCAGGCTGGACTGGCTGGGGACGGGCTTCCTGGTCGGGCCCGAGACGGTGATGACCAACCGCCATGTGGCGGTGGAGTTCGCCCGCAGCGCCGGCGAGGGCTGGGTGTTCCAGCAGGGGCTGGGCGCCGCGCTGGACATGGGCGAGGAGTACGAAGCCGGCCCGAAGCCCGTCGACGGCGGGCCTTCCTACGAGGTCACCGAGGTCCTGGGCATCCACGAGGACGCCGATCTCGCCCTGTTGCGGATCGCCCCGTACCTCGGCGGCAGTGCGCTGCCCACTCCCCTGGCGGTGGCCGCGGACGCGCCCGCGGACCTGCCGGGCCACCCCGTCTACTGCGTCGGCTATCCCGCCTGGGACGGCCGTCGCAACGAACCGGAGTCCATGCGCCGGATCTTCATGGACGTCTACAACGTCAAGCGCCTCCAGCCGGGTACGACCACGGGACTGGAGCCGGAAGGGAATGTGATGCGCCACGACTGCTCGACCCTGGGGGGCAACAGCGGCTCCCCGGTCATCGACCTCACCGACCACCGCGTCCTCGGCCTGCACTTCGGCGGCCGGTACGGACTGGGCAACTACGCCGTACCGCTGTGGCAGCTGGTGGAGGATCCGCTGCTGGTGCGGGGGGAGGTCAACTTCGTATGAGCCTGCTTCGTGAGTACTCAGGGGACGAAGGGGACGCGGGGGCTGCGGGGGACGCGGAGAGCAGGGGTGGCGGGCGCGGCGGGGGCGCCACGGGCGGGGCACGGCTGGTGCGGGCCGACGGAGCGCTCCGGCGGCGGGCACTCCTCAAGGCGGCGCCCGCCGCCCTGCTGGGCGTCGCCGGGTGTGCGGGCGGGAAACCGGCGACGGCACCGTCGTCGGCCCGGCCGGGCGCGTCGGAGACGGCCCGGCAACTGCCCACCGTCGGGACCTGGCGGCCGAGTCCGGGCGATGTGCAGCCCGACGTGAAGGCGCGGGCCGTGGAGCTGGTCCGGGCGATCGGGGCGTGGCCCACCGGCGAACGGGACGCGGCGATGGCACGGGTCGGGGCGCTGGGACTGTCGCCGACGCTCGTCGACCAGGCGGGCGCGCTCCGGCCCGGCGGCACCGCGGCGGTCCTGGAGGTGGCGGACGCGCAGTACGGGGGCATCCTGGCGGACGCGGCGAGCGTGCTGGTGGTGTGCCGGCAGTGGGTGCAGCGGGCCGACGGCCGGGTGCTGGCGGGCGGCACGACGGTGGATGTCCGGCTGCGCCGGGCGAGCCCGCGGTGGACGGTGACGGCGCTGCACCCGGCGGCGCCCGGGGCTCCGGCGGCGGCGCCGGGCGAGGCGGCGCGGCGGGTGCTGGCCGCGGGCCCGGCGATCGAGCTGCCGCCGGCGGCGGCCGCGGACGTACGCAGCGGTGCGGTGCACACCAGTGTGCTGGAGGCGCTGTTGGAGCTGTCTCGGAAGCACCGGCTGGCGGTGAGCGTGGTGCGGTCCGGGCATCCGCTGGACGTGTTCGGGACCGACCGGCCCAGTGATCATCCGCGCGGGCGGGCGGTCGACGTCTGGCGGATCGACGGGCATGCGGTGGTCGATCCGGCGACGCCGCGGCAGCTGGTGGAGTCGGTGATGCGCGCGGCGGCGGCCGCCGGTTCCTACAACGTCGGCGGGCCGTTCCTGCTCTCGGGCGGAACGGCCGACCAGTTCTTCTCCGACGCCACCCACCACGACCATGTGCACATGGGCTTCCGCACCTGACCCTGGCGGGCCGGCTCATGCCGCCGACGCGCCCTGACACCCCGTCACTTCTTCACGAACTCCGTGGTGTAGGTCCTCTTCAGATCGATCGTGGCGTTCTTGAGGTTGGGGTTGAACGCCTTGAGGACCCGCTCGACGGTGGCGGGTCCGTCGGCCGGCATCACCCCGTCCTTGGTGAACATCGGCAGGGTGTCCTTGATCGCCTTGACGTACAGCTCCTTGCCGCCCTGCGCGTAGTCGGAGGGCATCTTCGCGGCGATCTCCTCGGCGGTGTGGGTGGACATCCACTTGAGGGTCCTGACGAAGGCGTTGGCGAGCTTCTGGACGGTGTCCTTGTGGCTGTTGACCCAGTCGGTGCTCATGTAGAGGCTGGACGACGGGTAGGGGCCGCCGAGGGCCTGCTGCGAGCCCTCGGGGGTGCGCATGTCGACGAGCACCTTGCCGATGTTCTTGTCGACGACCTGGGCCACCGTCGGATCGGTCGTCATCCCGGCCTGGATCGAGCCCTGCTGCATGGCGGAGAGGAAGGTCTGGCCGGCGCCGACCGCGACCGGGGTGATCTCCTCGGGCTTCACCCCGTTCTTGACCGCCAGGTACTTGGTGAGGAAGTCGGTGGACGAGCCCAGGCCCGTGACGCCCAGCTTCTTGCCCTTGAAGTCCTTGGCGGAGGTGATCTCCGAGGCGGCCTTGTTGGCGACCACCTCCACCTCGCCGGGCGCGTGGGCGAGTTGCACCACCGACTCGACCTGCTTGTTCTTGGCCTGGAGGTCGAGGGTGTGGTCGTAGAAGCCGACCACGCCCTGGACGTCGCCGGAGAGCAGGGAGGTGGTGGCCTGGACGCCGGCGGGCTCGGTGAGCAGGGTGACGTGGAGCCCCTCGGCCTTGAAGTAGCCGAGCTGCTCGGTGAGCCGGGCCGGCAGGTAGATGACCTTGTCCAGGCCGCCCACCATGATCTGGATGCGGCCGTCCTTGTCGTCGGCGGCCGAGCCGCCGGAGGGGCCGCCGCAGGCGGTGAGGCCGGTGAGGGCGAGCGCGGTGGCGGCGAGCGCGGCCGAGATCCTGAGCGGGGTGCGCATGGTCACGTCCTTGTGAGGTGGGCGGTGTGGGAGCGGGTGGGGCGAGCGGGTCAGCGGCCGTCGCCGGCGTCGGACGGCTTCCAGCGGAAGAGCCGCTTCTCCAGGAAGGCCAACACCCCCTCGGCGAGCAGGGCGACCACGGCGAGGATCACCATGGCGGCGTAGACACCGGCGGCGTTGAAGGTGCCCTGGGAGGCCGAGACCAGCAGGCCCAGGCCCTTGGTCGCGCCGATGTACTCGCCGACGATGGCGCCGATCAGCGCGAAGCCGAAGCTGACGTGCAGGCTGGTGAAGATCCAGGAGGTGGCGGCGGGGATGACGACCTGGAAGGTGACCTGGCGGTTGCCGGCGCCCAGGATGCGGGAGTTGGCCACCAGGTTGCGGTCGACCTCGCGGGCGCCCTGGAAGGCGTTGAAGAAGACCGGGAAGAAGACCAGGACGACGGCGGAGGCCACCTTGGAGGCCGGTCCGAGGCCGAACCAGATGAGGAAGATGGGAGCGAGGACGATCCGCGGCAGGGCGTTGAGGACCTTGATGAACGGGCCGAGCACATCGGCGAGGAAACGGATCCGGCCGAGCGCGATACCGAAGACGACACCACCGAGGACGCCGATGACCCAGCCGAGGAGCGCCTCGTAGAGCGTGTACCAGATCTGTTCCAGGAGGGGGCCCTGCGGGGTGCCGTTGACCGCCCACTGGGTGATCTGGTCCCAGATCTTCGAGGGCATGGAGAAGTAGAACGGGTCGATGACAGCCGCGCGGGCCAGCAACTCCCACAGGCCGAGCAGCCCGACCAGGAGGGCGACCCGGGTGCCGTGGACCAGGAGCCTGTGGTTGCGGGCGGCGCGGGCGCGGGCCCGGCTGCGCTCGCCCGGGACGCCGGCCTTCGCTCCGGCGGCCGGTGCGGTGACGGTCTCAGGCGACATGGGCGGCACCCCTCTCGCGGGTGATGCGGACCTCTTCGCCGAGCGAGGACCAGATCTCCCGGTAGATCTCGACGAAGCGCGGCTCCAGCCGCACCGCCTCGACCCGGCGGGGCCGCGGCAGGTCGATGGCGAAGACCTCCTTGACGGTGGCGGGGCCGGCGGTCATCACCACGACCTTGTCGGCCAGGGCGATCGACTCCTCCAGGTCGTGGGTGACGAAGACGACGGAGGCGCCGGTGCCGGACCACAGGTCGAGGAGCTCGTCCGACATCAGGGCCCGGGTCTGCACGTCGAGCGCGGAGAACGGCTCGTCCATCAGCAGGATCTCGGGGTCGTTGACGAAGGTCGCGGCGAGGGCGACGCGCTTGCGCTGGCCGCCGGAGAGCTGGTGCGGGTAGCGGTCCTCGAAGGCGGCGAGGCCGACCCGGGCGAGCCACTCGCGGGCCCGCTCCCTGGCCTCGGCCTTGGACACGCCGCGGAAGCGCGGGCCGGCCATGACGTTGGAGAGCACGGTACGCCAGGGGAAGACGGCGTCCTGCTGGAAGACGAAGCCGACCTTGTCGCCGATGCCGCGGACCGGCTCGCCGGCCACCAGCACCTCGCCCTCGGTGGGCTCGTCCAGACCGCTCACCAGCGTCAGGGTCGTGGACTTACCGCATCCGGTGGGCCCGACCACGGCGACGAACTCGCCGCGGCCGACGGTCAGGTCCAGGTCCCGGACAGCGGTGTGCAGACCGCCCGAGGGGGTGCGGAAGGTCTTGCTCGCTCCCCGTAGCTCGATGGCGGGGCTCGTGTTGCTGTTCATGGACCGGGAGGCTAGGAGTGGGCCGGGCCACAGCGGCAGCCTTGTGGGCGCAAGCTGCCTTTCTGTGCGCAAACCCTGTTGTGCCCATTCTGCTCACGCTAGAACAGGCCAGTGTCAGGCGGGGGCTGGGCAACAGGCCCACGGCGGCATACGTTGCGTTGACACCAGATCAACCGGAAGAGTCGATTCCGCAACACGCGGAGGGCGGCCGAGACGAGGGAGAGCGATGCGGATCCACTGGCCCCGTCGCGTCTTCGCACAGGTACTGACCGCCCAACTGGCCATCACCACCGGCGTGATGGTGCTGGCCACCGGCCTGTTCCTGGCCCCGCTCGGCCACTCCCTGGACGACCAGGCGATGCGCCGGGCGCTGGCCATCGCCCAGACCGCGGCCACCGACCCGGAACTGTCCCACGGCGTGCAGGCCACCACCCCGGGCCCGCACGGCCCCGTGCAGTCCGCCGCGGAACGGATCCGGCGGGCCACCGGCGCGCTGTACGTCGTCGTGATGGACACCCGCGGGGTCCGCTGGTCGCACACCAACGCCGACGAGATCGGCCACCACGTCTCCACCGACCCCAGCCGGACGCTGGCCGGCCAGGAGGTCCGCCAGATCGACACCGGCACGCTGGGCCGCTCGGCCCGCGCGAAGGTGCCGCTGCGCGACGCCGGCGGCACGATCGTCGGCGCGGTCTCGGTCGGCATCGCCTACGACAGCGTGCACGGGCTGCTGCTCGGCGCCATCCCGGGACTGCTGCGGTACGCGGGCGCGGCGCTGGCGGCCGGGGTGCTGGCCGCGGTGGTGGTCGCCCGGAGCCTGCGCCGCCGTACCCACGGCGTGGCCACCGCGGACATCTCCGCGCTGCTGGACGAGCGGGAGGCGATGCTGCACGGCATCCGGGAGGGCGT
Proteins encoded in this region:
- a CDS encoding trypsin-like peptidase domain-containing protein; its protein translation is MTAYLSQDEIRRLLDTALECGLTDPTVRPLLFDGIMPKYRATLPVLAAPMHQLHSDLARMNAVERLVDGSVPLEIWLRNAVAQTIEAEPLKVLQHALDEVARRAGGEPDVLADLPAPELKEQIVHRDDTVPIGFLHGGDLAGTAVARLKVPPYQDGAPMQPNGFPHAGTGWLIGPALLMTNHHVVNARTGSGAERPLAAPEDLRLQARHTRARFGYDSDAGDLDDSAAEEAEVAELAAADPELDYAVLRLSAAPDRPVLKLARRPLLVADGDCVAVNIIQHPGGQSKRVALRNNLVYEADEQDVRYFTDTRGGSSGSPVLTDDWRVVALHRGTRRVENVLFQGQTTAFVNVGTQMTSVLRHLETHAPDVHAEITAAQGDGRG
- a CDS encoding serine protease; protein product: MEKRSRSPVATGPERVFSDLRAVAARVRGQLSWEEPESAVELPADEQPAGQISQYARQERTRVLSAGASGLEKLAEGRADEISDDESFGMEAIVLLEGRPAILVRQHDFPSQQGDWAVLDAHRAAIRDSLARVGRVEVSGHLRLDWLGTGFLVGPETVMTNRHVAVEFARSAGEGWVFQQGLGAALDMGEEYEAGPKPVDGGPSYEVTEVLGIHEDADLALLRIAPYLGGSALPTPLAVAADAPADLPGHPVYCVGYPAWDGRRNEPESMRRIFMDVYNVKRLQPGTTTGLEPEGNVMRHDCSTLGGNSGSPVIDLTDHRVLGLHFGGRYGLGNYAVPLWQLVEDPLLVRGEVNFV
- a CDS encoding ABC transporter ATP-binding protein, whose amino-acid sequence is MNSNTSPAIELRGASKTFRTPSGGLHTAVRDLDLTVGRGEFVAVVGPTGCGKSTTLTLVSGLDEPTEGEVLVAGEPVRGIGDKVGFVFQQDAVFPWRTVLSNVMAGPRFRGVSKAEARERAREWLARVGLAAFEDRYPHQLSGGQRKRVALAATFVNDPEILLMDEPFSALDVQTRALMSDELLDLWSGTGASVVFVTHDLEESIALADKVVVMTAGPATVKEVFAIDLPRPRRVEAVRLEPRFVEIYREIWSSLGEEVRITRERGAAHVA
- a CDS encoding ABC transporter permease, with amino-acid sequence MSPETVTAPAAGAKAGVPGERSRARARAARNHRLLVHGTRVALLVGLLGLWELLARAAVIDPFYFSMPSKIWDQITQWAVNGTPQGPLLEQIWYTLYEALLGWVIGVLGGVVFGIALGRIRFLADVLGPFIKVLNALPRIVLAPIFLIWFGLGPASKVASAVVLVFFPVFFNAFQGAREVDRNLVANSRILGAGNRQVTFQVVIPAATSWIFTSLHVSFGFALIGAIVGEYIGATKGLGLLVSASQGTFNAAGVYAAMVILAVVALLAEGVLAFLEKRLFRWKPSDAGDGR
- a CDS encoding ABC transporter substrate-binding protein; translated protein: MRTPLRISAALAATALALTGLTACGGPSGGSAADDKDGRIQIMVGGLDKVIYLPARLTEQLGYFKAEGLHVTLLTEPAGVQATTSLLSGDVQGVVGFYDHTLDLQAKNKQVESVVQLAHAPGEVEVVANKAASEITSAKDFKGKKLGVTGLGSSTDFLTKYLAVKNGVKPEEITPVAVGAGQTFLSAMQQGSIQAGMTTDPTVAQVVDKNIGKVLVDMRTPEGSQQALGGPYPSSSLYMSTDWVNSHKDTVQKLANAFVRTLKWMSTHTAEEIAAKMPSDYAQGGKELYVKAIKDTLPMFTKDGVMPADGPATVERVLKAFNPNLKNATIDLKRTYTTEFVKK